A DNA window from Paenibacillus andongensis contains the following coding sequences:
- the fba gene encoding class II fructose-1,6-bisphosphate aldolase produces the protein MALVSMNEFLPKAKANKFAVGQFNMNNLEFAQAIVEAAIELKSPFIYGVSEGALKYMGIEFTVAIAEAAAKKSGLPIALHLDHGSSFEVAMKCIRAGFSSVMFDGSHYSFEENIRLTKEVVKAARAMGVSVEGELGTIGGVEDDISVDEEHANLAKPEEAIRFYEETGVDCLAIAVGTAHGMYAGEPNIHFDIIEAVSKAIPVPVVLHGGSGVPDEMIRKSIAAGVGKINVNTENQVACTESIRAALNKDAKIYDPRKYLTPARNAMIEVVKSKIQLFGSSNQA, from the coding sequence ATGGCATTGGTTTCAATGAATGAATTTTTACCTAAAGCAAAAGCGAACAAATTCGCGGTGGGTCAATTTAATATGAACAACCTTGAATTCGCTCAAGCGATTGTGGAAGCTGCAATCGAATTAAAATCCCCGTTCATTTATGGTGTTAGCGAAGGCGCACTGAAGTATATGGGTATTGAGTTTACAGTAGCAATTGCTGAAGCTGCAGCTAAAAAATCCGGTCTGCCGATTGCTCTACACTTAGATCATGGCAGTTCCTTTGAAGTAGCAATGAAATGTATCCGTGCAGGATTCAGCTCCGTTATGTTCGATGGTTCCCACTATTCTTTCGAAGAAAACATTCGTTTGACGAAAGAAGTCGTAAAAGCAGCTCGTGCAATGGGCGTATCCGTTGAGGGTGAGCTTGGAACAATTGGCGGGGTGGAGGATGACATCTCTGTTGATGAAGAGCACGCTAACCTTGCAAAACCAGAAGAAGCAATCCGTTTCTACGAAGAAACAGGTGTTGACTGTCTGGCTATCGCTGTAGGTACTGCACATGGTATGTACGCAGGCGAGCCTAACATTCACTTTGATATTATCGAAGCAGTTTCCAAAGCGATTCCAGTTCCTGTTGTTCTTCACGGTGGATCCGGCGTTCCTGACGAAATGATTCGTAAATCAATCGCAGCAGGCGTTGGCAAAATCAACGTTAACACAGAGAATCAAGTGGCATGCACAGAAAGCATCCGCGCGGCTCTGAATAAAGATGCTAAAATTTATGATCCTCGTAAATATCTCACCCCGGCTCGTAATGCTATGATCGAAGTAGTAAAATCCAAAATTCAATTGTTCGGAAGCAGCAACCAAGCTTAA
- a CDS encoding response regulator: MKKKVLIVDDQNGIRVLLMEVFSNEGYDTYQASNGKLALEIVKNSSPDLILLDMKIPGMDGLDILKHVKAIDASIKVIMMTAYGELDMIKEATDLGAIMHFTKPFDIDELRMAVNMQLNNESSSGFAVGS; this comes from the coding sequence ATGAAGAAAAAGGTATTGATTGTCGACGATCAAAATGGAATTCGCGTACTGCTCATGGAGGTATTCAGTAACGAAGGGTACGATACCTATCAAGCTTCAAATGGCAAGTTGGCCTTGGAGATCGTGAAAAATTCTTCGCCTGATCTTATACTACTGGATATGAAAATTCCTGGTATGGATGGTTTGGATATTTTGAAACATGTTAAAGCCATTGATGCATCGATCAAAGTCATTATGATGACAGCGTATGGCGAGCTCGATATGATTAAAGAAGCAACGGATTTGGGTGCGATTATGCACTTTACGAAGCCCTTTGATATTGATGAATTACGTATGGCGGTTAATATGCAGCTTAATAATGAATCAAGCAGCGGTTTTGCAGTGGGATCCTAG
- a CDS encoding CTP synthase produces MTKYIFVTGGVVSSLGKGITAASLGRLLKNRGLKVTIQKFDPYINVDPGTMSPYQHGEVFVTDDGAETDLDLGHYERFIDINLSKSSNVTSGKVYSSVITKERRGEYLGGTVQVIPHITNEIKERVIRAGREAGSDVVITEIGGTVGDIESLPFLEAIRQMKNDIGRENVMYIHVTLIPYIKAAGEVKTKPTQHSVKELRGLGIQPHVIVCRTEHSLTEDMKRKLALFCDIDPAAVIECKDAETLYEVPMMLREQGLDDYVVNHLKLRTNEPDMKEWESLVRKVKSLTKKTEIAIVGKYVALHDAYLSIVEALGHAGIDNDSEINIRWVNAEEIFEHNVHQLLSGVQGILVPGGFGDRGIEGKVEAIRYAREKEIPFFGICLGMQVAVIEYARSVTGLDGANSSEINPTTAYPVIDLLPEQKDIENLGGTMRLGLYPCKVAPGSLAEQCYNDELIYERHRHRYEFNNEYRELIESAGLRISGTSPDGRLVEMVELPGHPWFLAVQFHPEFTSRPNRPQPLFREFVKAAQLIAR; encoded by the coding sequence GTGACAAAATACATTTTCGTTACGGGAGGCGTAGTTTCATCCCTTGGCAAAGGAATTACAGCAGCGTCCTTAGGGAGATTGCTCAAAAACAGAGGTTTGAAAGTGACTATTCAAAAGTTTGACCCTTACATTAACGTGGATCCGGGAACGATGAGTCCTTACCAGCACGGTGAAGTGTTCGTAACCGACGATGGGGCAGAAACGGATCTGGACTTAGGTCATTATGAGCGTTTTATTGATATTAATCTTTCCAAAAGTTCCAACGTAACCTCAGGTAAAGTATACTCCTCCGTCATTACCAAAGAGCGCAGAGGCGAATATCTGGGTGGTACAGTACAAGTGATCCCACACATTACGAACGAAATCAAAGAACGTGTGATTCGCGCTGGCCGTGAAGCTGGGTCTGATGTTGTCATTACCGAAATTGGTGGTACGGTAGGAGATATCGAAAGCTTGCCGTTCCTGGAAGCTATTCGTCAAATGAAAAATGATATCGGCCGCGAGAATGTCATGTATATTCACGTTACGCTGATTCCTTATATCAAAGCAGCTGGCGAAGTGAAGACGAAACCTACGCAGCACAGTGTAAAAGAACTGCGCGGGCTAGGGATTCAACCTCACGTTATCGTTTGCCGTACGGAACATTCCCTAACGGAAGATATGAAGCGTAAGTTAGCTTTATTCTGTGATATCGATCCTGCAGCTGTCATTGAGTGTAAGGATGCAGAGACCTTATACGAAGTTCCGATGATGCTTCGCGAGCAAGGGCTTGACGATTATGTTGTCAATCACCTGAAACTACGTACGAACGAGCCGGATATGAAGGAATGGGAAAGCCTTGTTCGTAAAGTGAAGTCATTGACGAAGAAGACGGAGATTGCGATCGTAGGGAAATACGTTGCGCTGCATGACGCTTACTTAAGTATTGTTGAAGCACTAGGCCATGCCGGCATCGATAATGACTCCGAAATTAATATTCGTTGGGTGAATGCAGAAGAAATTTTTGAGCATAACGTCCATCAGCTTCTTTCAGGTGTTCAAGGTATTCTTGTGCCTGGTGGATTCGGTGATCGTGGTATTGAAGGTAAGGTGGAAGCGATCCGCTATGCCCGTGAAAAAGAAATTCCATTCTTCGGTATTTGTTTGGGGATGCAAGTTGCTGTTATTGAATATGCGCGTTCCGTTACAGGCTTGGATGGTGCCAACAGCTCCGAGATTAATCCTACAACGGCTTACCCGGTCATCGATCTATTGCCAGAGCAGAAGGATATCGAGAATTTAGGCGGTACCATGCGTCTTGGTTTATATCCTTGTAAAGTTGCTCCAGGCTCACTTGCGGAGCAGTGCTACAATGATGAGCTCATCTATGAGAGACATCGTCACCGGTATGAATTTAACAATGAATACCGCGAGTTGATTGAATCTGCTGGTTTGCGCATTTCCGGTACATCACCGGACGGTCGATTGGTTGAGATGGTCGAGCTTCCTGGTCACCCTTGGTTCCTAGCTGTTCAATTCCATCCGGAATTTACTTCGCGTCCGAATCGTCCGCAGCCGCTTTTCCGTGAATTCGTGAAAGCCGCTCAGTTGATCGCTCGTTAA
- the rpoE gene encoding DNA-directed RNA polymerase subunit delta, with protein sequence MSSEYTLKITTEQAREMPMVDLAFELLKSANTPFYYRDLMAEIAKIKGLSEQHVMQVIAQLYTEINIDGRFACVGTNLWGLKRWYPVEKSDDAVGNAKRPRIINDEDDDLDEDIYAEEEDTYAEEDEYDTFGTETEEEEAEEDTEFFEDEEIEEDLGEAGIEESDEDSEDDLDEDSDEDDEEDDLDDDADDDK encoded by the coding sequence ATGAGTAGCGAATACACACTCAAAATCACCACAGAGCAAGCACGCGAAATGCCCATGGTGGATTTGGCGTTTGAATTACTGAAGTCGGCGAATACGCCGTTTTATTATCGTGACCTGATGGCTGAAATTGCTAAAATAAAAGGGCTGTCCGAGCAGCATGTTATGCAAGTGATTGCCCAACTATATACGGAAATTAATATCGATGGACGTTTTGCTTGCGTGGGTACGAACCTATGGGGTTTGAAACGCTGGTATCCTGTCGAGAAATCAGACGATGCGGTTGGTAACGCGAAGCGTCCAAGAATCATTAACGACGAAGATGACGATCTGGATGAAGACATCTACGCGGAGGAAGAAGATACATACGCAGAAGAAGATGAGTACGATACATTTGGTACCGAAACCGAAGAGGAAGAGGCGGAAGAGGATACTGAATTCTTCGAAGATGAAGAGATCGAAGAGGATCTTGGCGAAGCGGGTATTGAAGAATCAGACGAAGATAGTGAAGACGATTTAGATGAGGATTCCGATGAGGATGACGAAGAAGACGATTTGGATGACGACGCTGACGACGACAAATAA
- a CDS encoding S8 family peptidase, producing MDIATFLHLLHEEIGLTKRSDKKHIIHFSSTRDYYACKSALKQMKSQFANLSKVRDLSIIHAFSCTLRPDTKLRGISGVLNIVEDTKISVHQAMGNKTTSRRSSALSGTHTIPWGIDQVGAPEVWNKSVGQNIRIGVIDTGIDYNHPDLHNSISRGINLLNRSMLPYDDNGHGTHIAGTIAAAGRNSGIVGVAPRAIVHPVKAFDHAGSAYVSDIIAGIDWCVHNDLDIINMSFGMKSYNRSLEQAVLNAYYRGKVIVASSGNDGKKKSVDYPARFPQVVSVGATTRLGKIAPFSNRGKQIDIYAPGERVYSSWLNGKYNELSGTSMATAHVSGVIALMLSIKPLSPLQIKSALRRCAIGLNKRESNRWKPGHLNARRAIRAARQG from the coding sequence ATGGATATAGCCACCTTTCTTCATTTGCTTCATGAGGAAATCGGTCTCACCAAGCGTTCTGACAAGAAGCATATCATCCATTTCTCATCGACTAGGGACTACTACGCATGCAAATCAGCGCTGAAACAAATGAAGTCTCAGTTCGCAAACCTCTCGAAGGTCCGCGATCTAAGTATCATTCACGCCTTCTCCTGCACGCTTCGTCCCGATACTAAGCTCAGAGGTATCTCCGGTGTACTGAACATCGTAGAGGATACCAAGATATCCGTTCACCAAGCGATGGGCAACAAAACCACCTCCAGACGATCAAGCGCCTTATCGGGCACTCACACGATACCTTGGGGAATCGATCAAGTAGGCGCGCCTGAAGTCTGGAACAAATCGGTAGGTCAGAATATTCGGATCGGGGTCATCGATACCGGAATCGATTACAATCATCCTGACTTACACAATTCGATATCACGGGGCATCAATTTGTTAAACCGCAGTATGCTGCCCTATGATGATAATGGACATGGCACGCATATCGCCGGTACTATCGCGGCAGCTGGACGTAATTCAGGGATTGTCGGTGTTGCTCCACGAGCCATCGTTCATCCGGTAAAAGCATTTGACCACGCTGGAAGCGCCTATGTCTCGGACATTATTGCCGGCATCGATTGGTGTGTTCATAACGACCTCGATATTATCAATATGAGCTTCGGTATGAAGTCATACAACCGTTCACTCGAGCAAGCTGTCTTGAACGCGTATTACCGAGGGAAAGTTATCGTGGCTTCATCCGGCAATGACGGCAAAAAGAAATCGGTCGATTACCCCGCCCGCTTCCCCCAGGTCGTTTCCGTTGGAGCCACAACCCGGTTAGGCAAAATCGCTCCCTTCAGCAACCGCGGGAAGCAAATTGATATCTACGCACCAGGCGAACGGGTCTACTCGTCCTGGCTTAACGGCAAATATAACGAACTAAGTGGCACTTCGATGGCCACTGCCCATGTCAGCGGCGTCATCGCCTTGATGTTATCGATCAAGCCGCTGTCGCCGCTGCAGATTAAAAGCGCGCTGCGGCGCTGCGCGATTGGTCTTAACAAGCGAGAGAGCAATCGCTGGAAGCCCGGGCATTTGAACGCCCGGCGTGCGATCCGAGCGGCGCGGCAGGGCTGA
- the argS gene encoding arginine--tRNA ligase, which translates to MDVLNEVKAIVKQAIIEAVTAAGIVDAAQIPEIILEVPKEKTHGDFATNIAMQLTRIAKQNPRQIAEQIIANLQKDKANIAEAEIAGPGFINFKMNKVYLYPVIENVQNMGDRYGATNVGQGLKVQVEFVSANPTGSLHLGHARGAAVGDVLCNVLDLAGYDVSREYYINDAGNQVINLAKSIEARYLQALGQEAEMPEDGYFGEDIKGFAADLAAEEGDRLLSLPEDERRAYFRTYGLKKELDKIKRDLGRFGVHFDNWFSETSIYEDNLIPPVLQELRDNGHIYEEEGATWLNTTPLGDDKNRVLIKNDGSFTYLTPDIAYHRNKFGRGFERLINIWGADHHGYIPRMKAAMTALGFESDRLVVLIAQMVSLFQNGEKVKMSKRTGKAVTMEDLMDEVGVDPIRYFFAMRSMDSHLDFDMDLAVSQSNENPVFYVQYAHARICSIFRQAEEQNIQVLPLEQVDLSQLTSEAEFDLLRKMGELPEEIVIAADQYAPHRLIRYVYELASQFHSYYRGHYVITDDAALTQARLALLGALRITLANTLRMVGVSAPERM; encoded by the coding sequence ATGGATGTACTAAACGAAGTTAAAGCCATAGTTAAACAAGCCATAATAGAAGCAGTTACAGCTGCAGGTATCGTGGACGCGGCGCAAATACCGGAGATTATTCTTGAGGTTCCGAAAGAGAAGACGCACGGGGATTTCGCAACGAATATCGCGATGCAGCTAACCCGAATTGCTAAGCAGAACCCAAGACAAATTGCTGAGCAAATTATTGCTAACCTGCAAAAGGATAAAGCCAATATCGCAGAAGCGGAAATTGCGGGGCCTGGTTTTATTAATTTTAAGATGAACAAAGTGTACCTATACCCGGTTATTGAAAATGTTCAAAACATGGGTGATCGGTACGGTGCGACGAACGTCGGTCAAGGCCTTAAAGTGCAAGTGGAATTCGTAAGCGCCAATCCAACGGGTTCTTTGCACTTGGGACATGCTCGTGGAGCGGCAGTGGGCGATGTGCTGTGTAACGTACTCGATCTGGCTGGGTACGACGTATCCCGAGAGTACTACATCAATGATGCTGGGAATCAGGTAATTAATTTGGCCAAATCCATCGAAGCCCGCTATTTGCAGGCGCTCGGACAAGAAGCAGAGATGCCGGAAGACGGGTACTTCGGTGAGGATATCAAAGGCTTTGCAGCTGATCTTGCTGCGGAAGAAGGGGATCGCCTCCTCAGCTTGCCAGAAGATGAGCGTCGTGCTTATTTCCGTACCTATGGGCTCAAAAAAGAACTCGACAAAATCAAACGCGATTTGGGTCGCTTTGGTGTTCATTTCGATAATTGGTTCTCCGAGACGTCGATTTATGAAGATAACCTCATTCCACCCGTTCTCCAAGAGCTGCGGGATAATGGACACATATATGAAGAAGAAGGCGCAACTTGGTTAAACACGACACCACTGGGTGACGACAAGAATCGCGTTCTGATTAAGAATGACGGGTCCTTTACTTACCTTACTCCCGATATTGCCTACCATCGCAATAAATTTGGGCGCGGCTTTGAGCGTTTGATTAATATTTGGGGCGCGGATCACCATGGCTACATTCCACGGATGAAAGCAGCTATGACGGCGCTTGGTTTTGAATCGGATCGACTCGTTGTGTTAATTGCTCAAATGGTGAGCCTTTTCCAAAATGGGGAAAAGGTGAAAATGTCCAAACGGACTGGCAAAGCCGTCACGATGGAAGATCTCATGGACGAAGTCGGTGTTGACCCGATTCGTTATTTCTTTGCGATGCGCAGCATGGACTCGCATCTGGACTTTGACATGGACTTAGCGGTTTCTCAATCCAATGAGAACCCTGTATTCTATGTGCAGTACGCACATGCGCGGATTTGTAGCATCTTCCGTCAGGCGGAAGAGCAGAACATCCAGGTGCTGCCGCTGGAGCAGGTAGACCTTAGCCAACTTACGTCGGAAGCTGAGTTCGACTTGCTGCGCAAGATGGGCGAGCTTCCGGAGGAAATCGTCATTGCGGCCGACCAATATGCGCCGCATCGGCTTATCCGCTATGTCTATGAACTGGCAAGCCAGTTCCATAGCTATTACAGAGGCCACTATGTCATCACGGATGACGCGGCCTTGACCCAGGCACGCCTTGCCTTGCTCGGCGCGCTGCGCATTACCTTAGCCAACACGCTTCGCATGGTTGGCGTATCCGCCCCAGAGCGGATGTAG
- a CDS encoding DUF1934 domain-containing protein, translating to MTAKQRVRIRIESRSGSETTVQKARGDLYRKGNHTYIRYEEEPNELGRTVTLIKLEDNQIRIVRQGDVQAEQTFLPGEKRIGFYQTPQGRLELEIETHELTSEAVHGIGITRWSYDLYASGTHAGTYRIKLLIQEE from the coding sequence ATGACGGCTAAGCAGCGCGTGCGGATCCGAATTGAGAGTCGAAGCGGGAGTGAGACTACCGTGCAGAAGGCGCGGGGGGATCTTTATCGTAAAGGCAATCACACGTACATCCGCTATGAGGAAGAGCCGAACGAACTTGGACGTACGGTGACGCTGATCAAATTGGAAGACAATCAAATACGCATCGTCCGACAAGGAGATGTGCAAGCGGAGCAAACATTTCTGCCTGGCGAGAAGCGGATCGGCTTTTATCAAACGCCTCAAGGCAGATTGGAACTCGAAATCGAGACACATGAGCTGACTTCGGAGGCCGTGCATGGCATTGGTATCACAAGGTGGAGCTATGATTTATATGCATCAGGCACTCATGCGGGAACATACAGGATCAAGTTGTTAATTCAGGAGGAGTAA
- the speE gene encoding polyamine aminopropyltransferase has product MELWYTEKQTDSFGITAKVKETYVREQTDFQDLSMIETEEWGTMLTLDGMVMTTVRDEFVYHEMVAHPALVTHPNPEYVLVVGGGDGGVIREIMKHPKVKKAVLVDIDGKVIEYSKKYLPTIAGELDNPRVEVIVNDGYMHIHDHKNTYDVIMVDSTEPVGPAVELFSKGFYQGIFDALKEDGIFVAQTDNPWFKADLIQTVNRDVKEIFPIVRVYSANIPTYPSGLWTFTMGSKKHDPLQVEEAAIPEFPTKYYTPRLHRAAFVLPKFVEDLIK; this is encoded by the coding sequence ATGGAACTGTGGTACACAGAGAAACAAACAGATAGCTTCGGAATTACAGCAAAAGTAAAAGAGACATACGTTAGAGAACAAACGGACTTCCAAGACCTTTCAATGATCGAAACCGAAGAGTGGGGAACCATGCTTACCCTGGACGGTATGGTTATGACAACGGTCAGAGACGAATTCGTCTATCATGAAATGGTTGCGCACCCTGCGCTTGTTACCCACCCGAACCCAGAGTACGTGCTTGTAGTAGGCGGCGGCGACGGCGGAGTAATCCGTGAAATCATGAAGCACCCAAAAGTGAAAAAGGCTGTTCTAGTTGATATCGACGGTAAAGTGATCGAGTACTCCAAAAAGTACCTGCCAACCATTGCTGGCGAACTGGACAACCCGCGTGTAGAAGTTATTGTTAACGATGGCTACATGCACATTCACGATCACAAAAACACCTATGACGTTATCATGGTCGATTCCACTGAACCAGTTGGTCCAGCTGTTGAGCTGTTCTCCAAGGGCTTCTACCAAGGTATCTTTGATGCGTTAAAAGAAGACGGAATCTTCGTTGCACAAACGGATAACCCTTGGTTCAAAGCAGACCTGATCCAAACGGTTAACCGTGATGTCAAAGAAATCTTCCCAATCGTACGTGTGTACAGCGCGAACATTCCTACGTACCCAAGCGGTCTCTGGACCTTCACAATGGGCAGCAAAAAGCACGATCCACTGCAAGTTGAAGAAGCAGCAATCCCAGAATTTCCGACCAAGTACTACACACCACGCCTGCATAGAGCGGCTTTCGTACTTCCTAAATTTGTTGAAGATTTGATTAAATAA
- a CDS encoding transglycosylase domain-containing protein, whose protein sequence is MSENENQRQPSTGTPQAPRDKEVPASMRWMRRIKKMFSFLFTSCIVLLILAAGFFVYLRAQTLPVTKMLQTSQMYDTHGELIDTFYSGQNRQVVSLSEISPYLIKATLAVEDQHFYDHFGVDVKAVARAAVVNVQAMAKVQGAGTITQQLARNLYLNHDRTWSRKIKETVFAIQMEMQLTKDEILTNYLNQIYYGHSTYGIETASELFFGKHASELTLAESAMIAGVPKGPRYYSPYYDLKNAMDRQKVVLQTMVRGGFITQSAADAAGKEKLTIQPLTKKKPAAAPYFRDYVRTLATEKLGIPEEQFDEGGIRIYTTLDKNAQQIAESVITKQLTGKAELQAALVAIDPRTGEIKAMVGGRDYSENQFNRALSNTRQPGSSFKPIVYMVALQNGYTPVTQVKSEPTVFTYDEGRQRYTPRNFNDQYANANIDMRQAISKSDNIYAVHTILDVGPAKVIDLARKLGIASPMKPLPSLALGSFPVSPLEMASAFGTIANQGVHQETTAIVRIEDANGQILYEATPKAEPVLDPAVAYVMTNLMESVFEEGGTGNRVASTIKRPIAGKTGTTDTDAWLVGFTPELATAVWVGYDKSRDISTVESHLASPIFAEFTEQTLEAIPPKLFPIPEGVASVYIDPVSGKLSNEDCPNSHMEAFLVGTEPTTYCTGKPAKPASNDDKKDTPKGQNGSWWNDLKRWWND, encoded by the coding sequence ATGTCCGAGAACGAGAACCAACGTCAGCCATCCACAGGCACACCACAAGCACCCAGGGATAAAGAGGTACCTGCGTCTATGCGCTGGATGCGTCGTATCAAGAAAATGTTCTCATTCCTATTCACTTCCTGCATTGTTTTGCTCATCCTTGCGGCCGGCTTTTTCGTTTATTTACGCGCTCAAACATTGCCCGTCACCAAAATGCTGCAAACCTCTCAAATGTACGATACACATGGCGAACTGATCGACACCTTCTATTCCGGGCAAAATCGCCAAGTCGTCTCACTAAGCGAAATATCGCCTTATCTCATTAAAGCAACGCTCGCTGTGGAGGATCAGCATTTCTATGATCATTTCGGTGTAGATGTGAAGGCCGTTGCCAGAGCAGCTGTTGTCAATGTACAAGCTATGGCTAAGGTGCAAGGCGCAGGCACGATCACTCAGCAATTAGCTCGGAATTTATATTTAAATCATGACCGGACTTGGTCGCGTAAAATCAAGGAAACCGTGTTTGCTATCCAAATGGAAATGCAGTTGACGAAGGATGAAATTCTGACAAACTATTTGAATCAGATCTATTACGGTCATTCGACGTATGGGATTGAAACGGCTTCCGAGCTTTTCTTCGGCAAGCATGCCAGTGAATTGACGTTGGCGGAAAGCGCGATGATCGCTGGTGTCCCTAAAGGGCCTCGCTACTACTCGCCGTATTATGATCTGAAGAATGCGATGGATCGGCAAAAGGTGGTGCTCCAGACGATGGTGCGCGGTGGCTTCATTACACAAAGCGCCGCTGACGCCGCAGGCAAAGAGAAGCTGACGATTCAGCCGCTTACGAAGAAGAAGCCCGCCGCAGCCCCCTACTTCCGTGATTATGTACGAACACTGGCAACGGAAAAGTTGGGCATACCAGAGGAGCAGTTCGATGAAGGCGGCATTCGCATTTACACGACTCTTGATAAAAATGCACAGCAGATCGCTGAAAGTGTTATTACCAAGCAGCTAACGGGTAAAGCGGAACTGCAAGCCGCACTTGTTGCAATTGACCCGAGAACAGGTGAAATTAAAGCGATGGTCGGCGGTCGCGACTATTCGGAGAATCAGTTCAATCGTGCACTCTCGAATACAAGACAGCCGGGGTCCTCTTTTAAACCAATTGTTTATATGGTCGCTCTGCAAAATGGCTATACACCTGTCACGCAGGTAAAAAGTGAGCCGACGGTGTTCACTTACGATGAAGGCCGTCAAAGGTACACACCCAGAAACTTCAACGATCAGTATGCGAATGCGAATATTGATATGCGGCAGGCGATTTCCAAGTCGGACAACATTTATGCAGTGCATACGATTCTGGATGTCGGTCCTGCAAAGGTTATCGATCTGGCCCGCAAGCTGGGCATTGCCTCTCCGATGAAGCCGCTGCCCTCACTGGCTCTGGGGTCCTTCCCAGTAAGTCCTCTCGAAATGGCGTCAGCGTTCGGTACGATTGCGAATCAAGGCGTTCATCAGGAGACAACAGCGATTGTGCGTATCGAGGATGCGAACGGCCAAATTTTATATGAAGCGACCCCGAAAGCGGAGCCTGTACTTGATCCGGCTGTCGCCTATGTGATGACGAATCTGATGGAGAGCGTGTTCGAAGAAGGCGGAACCGGCAACCGCGTAGCCAGTACGATTAAGCGTCCAATCGCCGGCAAAACGGGAACGACCGACACCGATGCGTGGCTGGTAGGCTTCACACCGGAGCTCGCAACCGCCGTATGGGTCGGCTATGACAAAAGTAGAGATATTTCCACGGTGGAGTCTCATTTAGCTTCTCCCATTTTCGCAGAGTTCACGGAACAAACGTTAGAGGCGATACCGCCTAAGCTGTTCCCGATTCCTGAGGGGGTAGCCAGTGTCTATATTGATCCGGTGAGCGGCAAGCTGTCCAATGAGGACTGTCCGAACTCACATATGGAGGCTTTCCTGGTTGGCACGGAGCCGACAACGTACTGCACAGGCAAACCCGCGAAGCCAGCTTCGAACGATGACAAAAAGGACACGCCAAAAGGTCAAAACGGCTCATGGTGGAATGATCTCAAACGTTGGTGGAACGACTGA
- a CDS encoding YwhD family protein yields the protein MEADKKKLALNIVSSKVNHKGFGAGAIDLSNVSGIIIDGDEAYLDEGTLHAKSKIEKGIKFSTNKEDVPNGRKAWIVWVAVDRTEEGAYYAGMTACEMLIDTEARKGWKILAEHVNKMDAAMKRKFIFDGLDDKERALLKNQLIGHNEEWWNRSDQALKDALS from the coding sequence ATGGAAGCGGATAAAAAGAAGCTGGCCTTAAATATAGTAAGTTCCAAAGTGAACCATAAAGGATTCGGTGCCGGAGCGATCGACTTAAGCAACGTGTCTGGTATCATTATTGATGGAGATGAAGCTTACCTAGACGAAGGTACACTTCATGCCAAAAGTAAGATCGAAAAAGGCATCAAATTCTCAACGAACAAAGAAGACGTGCCAAACGGGCGTAAAGCTTGGATCGTTTGGGTAGCAGTAGACCGTACCGAAGAAGGAGCCTACTACGCTGGAATGACCGCTTGCGAAATGTTAATTGATACCGAAGCGCGCAAAGGGTGGAAAATTCTAGCTGAGCACGTGAACAAGATGGATGCTGCTATGAAGCGTAAATTCATCTTCGACGGCTTGGATGACAAGGAGCGGGCGCTGCTCAAAAATCAGCTGATCGGGCACAACGAGGAATGGTGGAATCGCTCGGATCAAGCATTGAAAGATGCACTTTCCTAA